The following coding sequences lie in one Phragmites australis chromosome 8, lpPhrAust1.1, whole genome shotgun sequence genomic window:
- the LOC133926522 gene encoding small ribosomal subunit protein uS8z/uS8w-like gives MVRVSVLNDALKSMYNAEKRGKRQVLIRPSSKVIIKFLIVMQKHGYIGEFEFVDDHRSGKIVVELNGRLNKCGVISPRFDVGVKEIESWTARLLPSRQFGYIVLTTSAGIMDHEEARRKNVGGKVLGFFY, from the exons ATGGTGAGAGTTAGTGTGCTAAACGATGCCCTTAAGAGCATGTACAATGCTGAGAAGCGCGGCAAGCGCCAAGTGCTGATCAGACCATCATCAAAGGTCATAATCAAGTTCCTGATCGTCATGCAAAAGCATG GATACATCGGTGAATTTGAGTTTGTTGATGATCACCGTTCAGGCAAGATTGTTGTTGAACTCAATGGGAGACTGAACAAGTGTGGCGTGATAAGCCCACGCTTTGATGTTGGGGTGAAGGAAATCGAGTCCTGGACCGCGCGGCTGCTTCCCTCACGTCAG TTTGGCTACATTGTTCTCACCACGTCTGCTGGCATCATGGACCATGAGGAGGCTAGGAGGAAGAATGTTGGAGGGAAGGTCCTTGGCTTCTTTTACTAG